A section of the Citrus sinensis cultivar Valencia sweet orange chromosome 8, DVS_A1.0, whole genome shotgun sequence genome encodes:
- the LOC102618559 gene encoding NEDD8-conjugating enzyme Ubc12, which produces MIKLFKVKEKQRENAENANGKTPVKKQSAGELRLHRDISELNLPKTCSITFPNGKDDLMNFEVSIRPDEGYYVGGTFVFTFQVSPIYPHEAPKVKCKTKVYHPNIDLEGNVCLNILREDWKPVLNINTIIYGLFHLFTQPNYEDPLNHEAAAVLRDNPKLFESNVRRAMAGGYVGQTFFIRCI; this is translated from the exons ATGATTAAGCTGTTCAAAGTCAAGGAGAAGCAAAGGGAAAATGCCGAAAATGCCAATGGGAAGACACCTGTCAAGAAGCAAAGTGCTGGAGAATTGCGTCTTCATAGAG ACATCAGTGAACTGAACCTACCCAAAACTTGCAGCATAACATTTCCCAATGGCAAGGATGACTTGATGAACTTCGAGGTTTCCATTAGGCCTGACGAAGGATATTATGT AGGTGGTACATTTGTGTTTACTTTCCAAGTATCTCCCATCTACCCTCATGAGGCACCAAAGGTCAAATGCAAGACAAAG GTGTACCACCCCAATATCGACCTGGAGGGAAATGTCTGCCTCAACATTTTAAGAGAAGACTGGAAACCGGTTCTGAATATAAACACCATCATTTATGGACTCTTCCATCTTTTCACG CAACCCAATTATGAGGATCCCCTCAATCATGAAGCAGCAGCTGTTTTAAGGGATAACCCAAAACTGTTTGAATCCAATGTTAGAAGAGCAATGGCTGGTGGATATGTGGGGCAAACCTTCTTCATTCGGTGCATATAA
- the LOC102617711 gene encoding probable NAD(P)H dehydrogenase (quinone) FQR1-like 2 isoform X2, whose amino-acid sequence MGKGGGCFPSKKKFAIDMPEQDPSNPDGILARKMKKGVDSIDGVEGVLYRVPETLPAEVLEQMKVPQKGIEVPVIAVDDLVHADGLLFGFPTRFGSMASQMKAFFDSTFHLWEQQRLAGVPAGFFVSTGTQGGGQETTAWTAITQLAHHGMVYVPIGYTFGTEMFGMDSLRGGSPYGAGVFSGDGTRKPTETELALAEHQGKYMAAIVKKFSHPNDSRN is encoded by the exons ATGGGAAAAGGAGGTGGGTGTTTCCCAAGCAAGAAAAAGTTTGCAATTGATATGCCAGAGCAAGATCCTTCAAACCCAGACGGA ATTTTggcaagaaaaatgaagaagggAGTGGATTCTATTGATGGAGTTGAAGGGGTTTTGTATAGAGTACCGGAGACGTTGCCAGCGGAGGTTTTGGAGCAGATGAAGGTGCCCCAAAAGGGCATTGAGGTGCCTGTAATAGCTGTTGATGATTTGGTTCATGCTGATGGTTTGTTGTTTGGGTTCCCGACAAGGTTTGGATCCATGGCATCACAAATGAAGGCCTTTTTTGATTCTACATTTCACTTGTGGGAGCAGCAACGGCTTGCTGGCGTGCCTGCCGGATTCTTTGTGAGTACTGGGACGCAGGGAGGTGGACAAGAGACCACGGC GTGGACGGCAATCACCCAGTTAGCACACCATGGGATGGTTTATGTTCCCATTGGTTACACCTTTGGCACCGAAATGTTCGGGATGGACTCCCTAAGAGGAGGCTCTCCATATGGTGCAGGAGTATTTTCCGGTGACGGCACAAGAAAGCCAACCGAAACAGAGCTGGCTCTTGCTGAGCATCAGGGAAAATACATGGCTGCTATAGTCAAGAAGTTTTCCCATCCCAATGACAGCCGAAACTAG
- the LOC102617711 gene encoding probable NAD(P)H dehydrogenase (quinone) FQR1-like 2 isoform X1 has product MGKGGGCFPSKKKFAIDMPEQDPSNPDGVSSNLDQNQLTSTSTTGQLKIFIIFYSMYGHVEILARKMKKGVDSIDGVEGVLYRVPETLPAEVLEQMKVPQKGIEVPVIAVDDLVHADGLLFGFPTRFGSMASQMKAFFDSTFHLWEQQRLAGVPAGFFVSTGTQGGGQETTAWTAITQLAHHGMVYVPIGYTFGTEMFGMDSLRGGSPYGAGVFSGDGTRKPTETELALAEHQGKYMAAIVKKFSHPNDSRN; this is encoded by the exons ATGGGAAAAGGAGGTGGGTGTTTCCCAAGCAAGAAAAAGTTTGCAATTGATATGCCAGAGCAAGATCCTTCAAACCCAGACGGAGTAAGTTCTAATCTTGACCAAAACCAACTTACAAGCACAAGCACAACAGGacaacttaaaattttcataatctttTACTCAATGTATGGCCATGTGGAGATTTTggcaagaaaaatgaagaagggAGTGGATTCTATTGATGGAGTTGAAGGGGTTTTGTATAGAGTACCGGAGACGTTGCCAGCGGAGGTTTTGGAGCAGATGAAGGTGCCCCAAAAGGGCATTGAGGTGCCTGTAATAGCTGTTGATGATTTGGTTCATGCTGATGGTTTGTTGTTTGGGTTCCCGACAAGGTTTGGATCCATGGCATCACAAATGAAGGCCTTTTTTGATTCTACATTTCACTTGTGGGAGCAGCAACGGCTTGCTGGCGTGCCTGCCGGATTCTTTGTGAGTACTGGGACGCAGGGAGGTGGACAAGAGACCACGGC GTGGACGGCAATCACCCAGTTAGCACACCATGGGATGGTTTATGTTCCCATTGGTTACACCTTTGGCACCGAAATGTTCGGGATGGACTCCCTAAGAGGAGGCTCTCCATATGGTGCAGGAGTATTTTCCGGTGACGGCACAAGAAAGCCAACCGAAACAGAGCTGGCTCTTGCTGAGCATCAGGGAAAATACATGGCTGCTATAGTCAAGAAGTTTTCCCATCCCAATGACAGCCGAAACTAG
- the LOC102617015 gene encoding deSI-like protein At4g17486: MKLGPKKGWNSIVPLRLRGSSATRFCMFPKVKSAEFGRGNAPVYLNVYDLTPANGYVYWAGLGIFHTGVEVYGIEYAFGAHDFASSGVFEVEPRQCPGFRFRKSILMGTTCLDPIEVREFMERQSANYNGDTYHLIVKNCNHFCEDICYKLTGKPIPKWVNRLARIGLLCNCILPETLKTSTVPHDPNFQGCDSEKKRLRTAFSCWSSISMPQKEVSISSLFLHSHYKGCLPPWELKRSKSRSLKET; the protein is encoded by the exons ATGAAGCTAGGACCAAAGAAGGGCTGGAACTCTATTGTACCACTTCGTCTAAGAGGCAGTTCAGCCACCCGTTTTTGCATGTTCCCAAAAGTGAAATCAGCTGAATTTGGTCGAGGCAACGCACCTGTCTACCTGAATGTTTATGACTTGACACCAGCTAATGGCTATGTCTATTGGGCTGGCCTTGGTATTTTTCACACAGGAGTAGAAG TTTATGGCATAGAATATGCTTTTGGAGCCCATGACTTTGCATCAAGTGGTGTCTTTGAGGTTGAACCACGACAATGCCCTGGCTTCAGGTTTAGAAAGTCAATATTAATGGGAACAACATGCTTGGATCCTATTGAGGTTAGAGAGTTCATGGAGCGCCAGTCTGCAAACTACAACGGTGATACATATCATTTGATTGTAAAGAACTGCAACCACTTCTGCGAGGATATTTGTTACAAGCTAACAGGCAAGCCAATTCCAAAATGGGTAAACCGACTCGCAAGAATAG GTTTGCTCTGCAACTGCATACTCCCGGAAACCCTTAAAACTTCCACTGTGCCACATGACCCTAACTTCCAAGGATGTGACAGTGAAAAGAAGAGACTCAGAACAGCCTTCTCTTGCTGGTCATCAATCTCAATGCCTCAGAAGGAAGTCTCAATATCCTCATTGTTTCTTCATTCTCACTACAAAGGCTGCCTACCACCATGGGAGCTGAAGAGGTCTAAAAGTCGCTCATTGAAGGAAACATGA
- the LOC102616715 gene encoding light-inducible protein CPRF3-like — protein sequence MKAADSICGNNNAYNASNSSASVFEESEESDESIDINRDIFATKREKINQMHEADDDILAQKNVTVCHSNTTNLASRDSAESMIKTTQNSGIVINESGTGARITKDSEELKLAKRRQSNRESARRSRMRKQEEFKKLQKAVEELKAESAVLKDELLSLSAKYGKLKDENEAIVEELKLRHRADAISYLEALMPHNLMNGESYRREENLALFQSRYASSSSLNVKASSSKKFRQ from the exons ATGAAGGCGGCGGATTCAATCTGCGGAAATAACAATGCATATAATGCTTCAAACAG CTCTGCAAGTGTATTTGAGGAGTCAGAGGAGTCAGATGAAAGTATTGACATTAACCGA GATATTTTTGCTACCAAGAGGGAAAAGATTAATCAGATGCATGAAGCAGATGATG ATATTCTTGCACAGAAAAATGTGACTGTCTGTCATAGTAACACAACAAACTTGGCGTCGCGGGATTCTGCAGAAAGCATGATCAAAACAACTCAGAATTCGGGGATTGTTATCAATGAATCCGGTACTGGAGCTAGAATTACGAAG GACAGCGAGGAATTGAAACTAGCTAAGAGAAGGCAATCTAACAGGGAGTCAGCTAGGAGGTCAAGAATGCGCAAGCAG GAAGAATTCAAAAAACTACAAAAAGCAGTGGAGGAACTGAAAGCTGAAAGTGCTGTGTTGAAGGACGAGCTGTTGAGTCTTTCTGCAAAATATGGCAAACTCAAGGATGAAAATGAAGCCATAGTG GAGGAGCTGAAACTGAGGCACAGAGCAGATGCAATTTCCTATCTTGAGGCTTTAATGCCGCATAACTTAATGAACGGCGAAAGCTACAGAAGGGAAGAAAACTTGGCACTTTTCCAGAGTAGATATGCATCATCTTCTAGTCTGAATGTTAAAGCTAGCTCAAGCAAAAAATTTAGGCAGTAG